CAACCTTGAACTCACAAGTTGAATAACTTAAATTTCTGTTGCATCAGTATAACATATGAAATGGTTGTTATCAGTATAATATGTGAAATGGTTGTTATCAGTATAATATGTAAAACGGTTGTTATCAGTATAATATGTGAAATGGTTGTTATCAGTATAATATGTAAAACGGTTGTTATCAGTATAATATgtgaaacggttgttatcagtataatatgtaaaatggttgttatcaatataatatgtgaaacggttgttatcagtataatatgtaaaatggttgttatcagtataatatgtaaaacggttgttatcagtataatatgtgaaacggttgttatcagtATAATATGTAAAACGGTTGTTATCAGTATAATATGTAAAACGGTTGTTATCAGTATAATATGTAAAATGGTTGTTATCAGTATAATATGTGAAATGGTTGTTATCAGTATAATATGTAAAATGGTTGTTATCAGTATAATATGTAAAACGGTTGTTATCAGTATAATATGTAAAACGGTTGTTATCAGTATAATATGTGAAATGGTTGTTATCAGTATAATATGTAAAACGGTTGTTATCAGTATAATATgtgaaacggttgttatcagtATAATATGTAAAATGGTTGTTATCAGTATAATATGTAAAACGGTTGTTATCAGTATAATATGTAAAATGGTTGTTATCAGTATAATATGTGAAATGGTTGTTATCAGTATAATATGTAAAATGGTTGTTATCAGTATAATATGTAAAACGGTTGTTATCAGTATAATATGTAAAACGGTTGTTATCAGTATAATATGTGAAACAGTTGTTATCAGTATAATATGTAAAACAGTTGTTATCAGTATAATATGTAAAACGGTTGTTATCAGTATAATATGTGAAACAGTTGTTATCAGTATAATATGTAAAATGGTTGTTATCAGTATAATATGTAAAACGGTTGTTATCAGTATAATATGTAAAACGGTTGTTATCAGTATAATATGTGAAACAGTTGTTATCAGTATAATATGTAAAACAGTTGTTATCAGTATAATATGTAAAACGGTTGTTATCAGTATAATATgtgaaacggttgttatcagtataatatgtgaaacagttgttatcagtataatatgtataacagttgttatcagtataatatgtaaaacggttgttatcagtataatatgtgaaacggttgttatcagtATAATATGTAAAACAGTTGTTATCAGTATAATATGTAAAATGGTTGTTATCAGTATAATATGTGAAATGGTTGTTATCAGTATAATATGTAAAATGGTTGTTATCAGTATAATATGTAAAACGGTTGTTATCAGTATAATATGTAAAACGGTTGTTATCAGTATAATATGTGAAACAGTTGTTATCAGTATAATATGTAAAACGGTTGTTATCAGTATAATATGTAAAATGGTTGTTATCAGTATAATATGTGAAATGGTTGTTATCAGTATAATATGTAAAACGGTTGTTATCAGTATAATATGTAAAACGGTTGTTATCAGTATAATATGTAAAACGGTTGTTATCAGTATAATATGTGAAACAGTTGTTATCAGTATAATATGTAAAACAGTTGTTATCAGTATAATATGTAAAACGGTTGTTATCAGTATAATATGTGAAACAGTTGTTATCAGTATAATATGTAAAATGGTTGTTATCAGTATAATATGTAAAACGGTTGTTATCAGTATAATATGTAAAACGGTTGTTATCAGTATAATATGTGAAACAGTTGTTATCAGTATAATATGTAAAACAGTTGTTATCAGTATAATATGTAAAACGGTTGTTATCAGTATAATATgtgaaacggttgttatcagtataatatgtgaaacagttgttatcagtataatatgtaaaacagttgttatcagtataatatgtaaaacggttgttatcagtataatatgtgaaacggttgttatcagtataatatgtaaaacagttgttatcagtataatatgtaaaacggttgttatcagtataatatgtaaaacggttgttatcagtataatatgtgaaacagttgttatcagtataatatgtgaaacggttgttatcagtataatatgtgaaacagttgttatcccacgagcaaacgagcggagcgatgtgtgcgagtttttatgataaatgcatgtgcacacaacttacgaaaattattcatcaacaatgagacgaacccttggctagaaattttatcaagaaatttaagcatcggaatgtaaagtcgttaaagtataataacgatacaaaacacatttaaacctatttaaatatgttaccaagtctctGTGAattgtcggtattatctttaaacttacccatctgatcggattatacacaaatagacagatttatttgaacgaaaaatgccacaaaaagcttgaaaagctcggtttaataaaagttaagaccgaaaattgaaacgccaataaagccgtgcgaccgattgtagaactatttagtagtgcgtatttcacgagaaaaacgtgttcattttaccagtctatggtgctgtttacttgtaatcgaatttattcgaaggtttttgtaataaacgtagaccgtttgaggcgtagaccgatttacaggtacgaaattgtggtacaccgtttatcagcctatgtattttgtccaatcaccgaaggtttcattatttaaaacgttagccgaaattctttacaacttacgtacaagctagggccaaactacaacgccccttcatgacgagaacattttttattttgctacatttttatacaagtgaatgctcctacccgctttctgttaaagatcgcttatcaaaaccaatttacattcaacgcaacaaactttcaaactgtgtatagtacacagtagcttgccattttacttctaattttgcatttcagagttataataaacatatttatttatcgttgttgaattacatacattacagtaagttaggcctacagctttataacttttataacagcttttattttgctgcagtttgcagaaatcttcgagacgcattaacgctcataggttttctattattgctgtattactatattaacaatatttgttattttaataatatcagtgcattttacttataatattggccaacattgcatttctcctattgcaagggagagatataaacgtaatattttcctttcattgttgttgtttgtcatgaccaaacactttttaaataaattttctaaaaacctatataaataccacaacttctcgattttactacctatgacgttttgaaatgtaaacaaaattgtgtattggttttctattattactatattaataaaattgattattctaagaatatcagtgcattttacttctaatattggccaatattgcatttctcctgttgcagggggaaaatataaacatcttttccattcattattgcttattgttgtatataataacacccacacccagtacattacagctaccattgcagttatcctattgcactgcaaagccatttgattgctaatattgcatttctcaaccattagtaccctttatttttttgccaatatctctggccatctctttggtcgtgggctgtatgacagtggaatttctagtcagTATAATATGTAAAACAGTTGATGTGGAAGACTCAACTCACTAACATATCATTCAAAGTCACCTCTAGTAGGAAGTTAAACTTGCATTTCAATATCAACCATCTAATGTTTaggttattttatatattttagagtGGCATGGGTGTGTCTCATACTACTAAGCCTGTCTTACTTCCTGGGTGCCTCATCTACCTTCTTAACAGACTTTGCCAAAAAGAAACTCATTACTAATATCAGGGTTGAAAAGGCTAACCAGCTAACTGTAAGTTGAAGTAGTTTGTGAAAAGTAGATAACTCCACGTAGATAACTCTTGCTTGTGCAAAAAAGTAGATAACTCCACTTAACACTTGTTGTTTGCTCATTATTAACCTCATTTTAACAAACACAGatacaaataaaactataaGATTTGAAGATGATTATACTATATACCGCTGTTTAACTCCCAAAACCGCTTCTGTTTATTTTTTGCTTTGCCTCGGAATCATTTTGTCAGTGCAAGTTAATGATAACAAAACGAGCTATTTAATGTTTATATGAATACTGCATACAGTGACTAACAGTTATCGTAAAGACATCGCATTGGTTTTAGCAACAGACTGCACCAaatcatttgaaaaaaatttcttagAAAATCTCTCTTATTTCAAGCAAAAATAAGAAGTTGCAAAACTGACAAGCGACCAAAAGAAAAAGTCTCTGAATGATTTGTGGGCCAATATGAAAAACTGCATAACCCTTTCACAGTTGCTGCTCAACAATATCTAACTTGATCTATAATTACTTGTTACAAAAAGTACAGTTCaattaaatgaaataaacattaactttaaaaaatattctGCTTTTTAGAGAGTCCTACAGCGGTCATGTAATTTGTTGTCTcattttttcatgtttggcTACTGCTTTATGACATCAGCAAATAGAAAGTCGATTTCTGCACcattactatatacatgtattttaatatatgttatatataattatatttactaGAAGACTGGTGGTTCCGCGCACCATGAAAGATTTTCATGCGCAATAACTAATCCCACAATTATTGTTAGATGCGGAAAGGTGATTGACTCGCACTAAGGCAGCAAGGTTGGCTGGAAAACCAAATGTCTAGCTTCAATCCCTGTTtgttgcaatcttttttcttaatgcTCTTAGTGGCTctgaacagatgaacagacagacagacacgactcttattatagtaaacgcTAGTATGCTAGCAGTCTCGAGCATCATGAAAAATCGTAATGAGTAATCAGCCTGTGCATAACTAGATCTGGAAGTGTCGAGGCAAGCGAGTAGTGTAGTGGTTAGGATGTCAGTCTTTGTATTGAAGTACCTGGGTTCACTTCCCGTGTGAGGAGATTTTTTAACGCTCTTTGTATGGTTttgaacagatgaacagacactggtcttattatagcaaagattgtgAAGGAGGTCCGCTGGTTCTTTGCTGCTTTACACCAATCTCAGAATAACTCACGATTAAGGTCATTAAGCATATACGTGCGGATATAATAATCACAATCAAATATTCGCAGATAAGGCACAAAAGTTCTTCTGCGTTCTTTGTGCtggtttctttatttatattCGTCTAGTTTAGTAGGCCTCACTCCTTTTAGCTGAGTGTCCCACTCAGCTTTTAGTTGAGCACATCCTCTGGCCGATTCGCCTAGCCAAGCTGTTTTGGCCACAGGCTGGCTGGCTCTGAGCACAGTGTGACTAAAAGGAACTGCGCTAGTGCGATTAACaatgtttttcttttgtcaTTTAAGGCCACAATTTTGCATTATTCATTGTCTGGGCAGCCATAAAGTACACAGTTTTAAAAAACTGTGTACTTTATGAATGCCCAAACAATAAATTGCAGCAAGGCGAACCAAACcgttttatattaattttataaactgtgtaaattagaaaaaaagtaaaaacctttatatattttaatatcagacatatttaaacagtttacatcagcaaattaTCCTAAAACACGTTAGCAGGCTTTTGAACGGCTACAATACTTACAAAAAAGACAAAGCGCAGCATAAAACTATTATAACCAATTGTAAAAAATGGCCTTCATATCTAAGTCACACAATACAATTATTTACTCAGTAAGAAAGAACCTTTTTTAATCAGCAAAGCATCATGGGAAGTTTTTTTTAAGATGATCGCATATAACAAGTTCAAAAGTCTATTAGTGTACaaagaaaagctttttaaaaagcttactataataacaatatttcaaAGAAAtgtcaattttattgttttttaccaacactgttttaaaactttgagatGCCTTTTTCACACTTTTGACTTCAATGTTAAAACTTCTTGCTTGCACATCTAAAATTGAGCTATAAAATAATTGGCTTTTATTGATCGTTTTTGCACTCAAATTTAAAAAGTAATAATGAACATTGCCTCACATATCCATCGTTAGTTTTTCAGAGCTCAAtataattttcattaaaaactttataacataaaaatgcaAGTTTTTGTCTCAAAATATATAAACTGTTTGCCTAATATTTACGAAAATGTTCTAAAATGTTCaccacatgtatgtataataatagCAGTGACTGTCTTTTTAACGCCAGAGTTGGAAATTAATTAAAATGACTGCTTAATACAGGATTCAAAAATACACCTTTCGGCATGGTAAACCACCACATTGACAACTGCCTCGATTTAccactactgttactactactatggAATAGTTGTACATAttgttattacacctgatgacctCCCATAGCATACTAGAAGACTGCCAAGGTACTAGTGTCTATAATTCAGTAATCATTGTAGCTTTTATAGCATTAGATCCTTTTAAAAGCTTTAAGGAATTACAGGAATTCTAGTagttgtttttttgtttacagttTCCAACAATCACCATATGCAACAACAACAATTGGAGACGCTCAGTTCTTTACCATAGCAGCCTTGACCTCGGTTCATATGTATTATTTGAGGTAGTTCAAGACCTTTATAATGAGGATAGACCTGTTCCACCTCCGGCTGATAAGTAAGTTGGTCAAAACATCTAACAGAGCTTATCCCGCTGCTGAAATAGCCGCTGTAGCAGCTGGAATAATTCATTGGTAAGCTCAAATAAAAATCTTATTTTGATTGTATAAAAACCCTGAGCAACCAGATATATCAGCATACACATAAAAACCAaatgaatgcccagcgttgcccgagtaataaaaaagtcgtCACAcagaaaaatttttttatacatacacaacatttaccaatctaacttttaaacttcaaagtgagaaaaaaatgtttttgtgcagctcaaataattgaaaaaaattgagtaCACAAAAGTGTgtctataaaaaaggttacttttGCAGCAAAAGCTGGTTGTATGCAAAGTTTTgatgtattcaaagtttttatttaaaatttgcaacatttaccattttaccattttaacttgaTATCAAGAGAAACAGAAGGAGAAACATGTTTTTATGCAGTTCCaataaattaagagaacaaATAAACAGTGAGTACacaaaagtgtttaaaaatttttactgTTGCAGAGAAGTTCATTTTGTTCAGAGTTTTTATTAACGATACTGGTTACTCGCGATACCGGTACAGACGAAACAATGAcatattgaagttttttgtttggtactttgtctgaccaaatgaaAAGAACCTGTAGAGACAACTCCTACTCAGATAATACAACAGCACATTTGAAAGTGAGACAGCGCAATCGAATGatacaaactataaaaataggtaatagtaaaaatgttagcttttaaaaaaatttcaaaaaaataacaatCGCAAAAGGtggtattaattaataataaaaggtgtgcatttagcatgtgcaatctAAATGCAATGTacaggatatacagtatatggtaagggTGAGGGACGTGATAACAACGGCGTAGCCTTGTAGTTACGTGCGCTTTTTTAAGGACTTGAGATTTGAAtgtcgcgagttcaaatccactacaaaggtgattttttgttgctaaaactttattgctgtaACTGGAAagatgaatgacagacagaaaAACATTAGGATTTATATATGCAGATAAATTTATCTCTGGAAATGTACATCTATCAATatgctatatatgtatatgtttgtagtatacgtatatgtaatacatgatatatatatacatgtatacgtaTGTATGAGCATTCAAGCATACGTATGCAtgtctgtatacatgtatgtatacatgtatgtacacgtTTACATACACAAATACATATCCATGCACATATGTGTATACTTATATGCATATGTGTAAGTATCTGTGTACATgtacgtgtacatgtatgtgaatacCTAAATGTACATCTACTGTGAGTGtgcatatatgtgtacatacatgtgtacatatatgtattcaaTTATACAAGTACGTATacatggacatatacatgtacatatacacatacacatacacatacacgtgtgtgtttatgtacatgtatatgtatgtgtatatgtacgtgtacatgaacatgtacatgtatatgtacatacacatgtacatgtatatgtacatgtatatacatatgtatatgtatatgtttttcAATTGTTAAAATTACCAAGCACATGCCTATGTTAGTTGTAAATGCTTTTTCTTTATTGGTtagtatttaaatattttactttttttaaatctaCAAAAGTCAAATTGAAACATCTGAAAGCATTCTGTTgatatatctacatatctgaCATACCATAGTTGTTAATAAGTTGCACACTAAATCTGCAAGTTTTATGCATTTAAActacatatttaataatttcaGATACAACATGAGTGACCCATTCTATGCACCTGCTCTTGCATTAAACGCTACAACATTTACTCAGTTCTTCAAGGTCGCAGCTCATCCACTCACAACATCTTTACTCACATGCACCATCTTTGGTCGAAACTACTCGTGCAGTGATGTTTTTGAGGTTGTTGCTACCGACGCAGGtataatacaattttttacTTCCTGACAGTTGAATACGCATTTATAGGAAAACAAGTCTCTCAACCTGGTATTCGTCAGAAATCATATATTGTAAACTTAATTTTGTATCATtactttatatttaatattcatATATTTTCTGTCTTTTAAttgaacattttaaaataatgatCTAATAAAAATAGTCTTACTACCTTTATCACCTTATTATGCCTAACTTAATATGCATGTTAACAAGCTGTATGATTTGAACCATTTTTTTCATCCTCATAGTACCagcaaattcaaattttttattgtagaaaTAATTAAATAACACAATTTTCTTTCTTTGTGCATAGGGAATTATTTCACAGAGCAAGAACCACCGTTTTCGATTTAAAAATTATGTAACTGAGAAACGCTACTTTTTTACTAATGTTACTAATATTGAAAACTTTGTGCATGCTATTAGGCACATTTAGCTGTCATTCTCAATttggttttatcagaaattgtTGAAAATCAGTTGGAAcgatcaatatttttattatcatgGATATCAATGAGCTATCAATTATCTGCCTGCATGCAAATTCCTCTTTAGTTCTCTTTAAGTTTTCTTTGGTTTCAACTACAGCATTTCTGTCGACAGAGATTgtcaacaaaattaaaaatttctcATGATAGAAATTCATTTAAAAGTGAaccaaaatttttatttgcagaGTGCTTAAAAAATTTCCCACATGATAAACCACttctacaatattattaatgaaagtggtttaatttttaacaccAAAATTGTACAAATGTCGTTGGTTTGTTGAAGGCTTCTGCTATCAGTTCAATTCCAATGGAACTTTGAATGCCTCGGCTCCTGGAAAAATTGGAGGAATAGCTATCATGTTACAAGCAAGTGTAGAAGAATATTCAACCGGGCCAAACTCATTCTCCGAAGGTTTTTCTGTGAGTAGATAACAAATATTTGCACCTTTACTAAAGCCAGGTAAACTTCTGGATTGCATAATGTTTGCAATGTAATTGATTTCTAAACTTCCTGAGCATCTCATGTACTAGGTATTCCAGGTCAAAAGAACCTTATTTATAGACATCATTTGCGACATTTTATAATACAGAAAGTCTTAATTTAGTGAATTAGATTGaaaatcataaatattatattttaaaaagaaatgtTTGTCAGTGATTCTAAAATAATTGcattaaatataaaacaaacaatgatTAGATCTCTGTTCTTGCATTCACCTTGGGCTTTTCTTGTTAGCATTAGCAACTACAAAAAATCTTCCTGCTAGTATTGGATTTACCATGGATATTTCCTCACAGAAACATTTGTGGTTGGATACCTTCCTAAGACCACTGTAATAAACTATATCTTGTCAGCATGAATCTTTACTGGTGTATTGCGCTCAATCAGCATAACTCAACAGAACAAAATAACTGTCAAGATTGGTTACATGGTCAATTGTAGTATAGTTTTTACATACAGCCACTGATGGTTCTTGTGTGACCTGAAACAGCTGATCATAAATCAGTGGACTCACCACTGAGCAACAACGAGTTAATATTTTGCATTGAattctattatttttaatttttaagttATGCAATAATTATTTTCTGATCAAAAAGctgtttattaattattaatagatTTATTTGAAGGAATTTCTTTCACTTTTCTTTATTTGAATCGAACCCATGTATACATAATCAACAAtcgttttgaaacaaaaataaaaaattgcaaaagatGTTCTGATGAcacttaatatattaaataaataaacttgTCACAAATAATAtcatgaaataatataaaattttggctactaaattgctaaaataattagataTCAGtgattaaagttttttttaaaatgtcCTTACTCAacgattttgatgattttatcagaaagtatcagcatttttttaCCATTAACAATTATTATTTCTGTTCAAGGTCATCTGAATgtcaagatgttttaagattaacactgataaaacttGGTAATGATTAAAACATTCAAAtcaatcaaaaacaattatgaTGTCTTCAGTTGCAGAAACAGTTATAGACCTACTCAACACAAAAGCATATTGCTTCTACTTAAACACAATAGCCAACCTTCAACCTTcccaacgataacaactagcgACATTTTGCTTGCATTTTCTTTAGCGTCTTAATCACGATCAGGTTTCATCGATTGTAAtctaaaaacatcctggcagtcagaccacctcaaacatcaaaaacaattacaaatgatataaaaataccaatactttttgataaaatttagcaaagtttgtgtaagttcattattaattattgaCAAGAGACACGACTCCCACATCCTTATCATGCTAATATATTGTTAGTTCTTTTAATTTAATGCAATGTGTTGGATATTTTGTCTGTCCCACTTCTGATGTTTCAATCCCTCATATTTACTAGCAATAAAGGTTTTTATGTCTAAAGCAAAGAAATACATTATCTAGTGTTTAGGCTGTCAATACAAATGTGTTTTACTTACATACGTAAGTGATATATAgccaataaattaaattttaatgtttcatAAAATTTAGCTTACCTTCCACAACTCTTATGAAGTACCACAAGTAAATGAACAAGGTGTCGGCTTATCTCCTGGAACCCAGGCTTCTATAATGCTTCACAAGTCTGAGGTAAGTAGTGCCTTATTTACTAATTTCTGGTTAAACTAGGGTGCCTAAAACTGTATGAAATATGtgttaatttgttttttttattttgtttaatatatacaaaatttttaattttaaagtacagatataatgatgataataatataacattttaactttttaaataaactcTTTACTTTTTCTTTTATTACTTTCTTACTTTTtgctaaaaaagtaaaaaagctttgaaaaccaaaatatttcgTAATCCCTTCAGTAATTGGACTGCCATTATAAAAGGGTTTTATGTATATGCCTATAAATGGAAAAATACCTGTAAACCTATAGCATGCAGATTATCATAATAAATTATAGAACCGTTTGAACTATTGAAATATGTGCAGTATGATTTAATACCATATATATGACAGCATATTTCACAATAGGCATTGTGacatatacatagacatatacaTGCCTTGTCACAATAGACATTGTGACAAGGCGATTTCTAGGTTGCTTATACTTTGAAATTGATTTAAAGCCTTAATAAACTTTGCCTACTCTGCAGCAAACTAGCGAGTCTTTGTACACTTTCAAAGACTAAATTCAAGCACCAGTGACATTTCTAAAGAAGTTATTTTTGCAGACCTAAAAAATTTGAAGCGCTAAAATGCTTGCACtaacaattaaaattaaattttgaaccaaAGTTGAAACTAAATTTAATCCAAAAACCATTGCATGTgtgaaacatttttaatttaatttcctCCGGTTTAAAAACAACAGCAAGTTTTACAAAgaatagttagtagtagatTTACAGCCAGATGATTAGTGTTATTTTTCAGTGGTATTGTTACAGTTTTGCTTTGAAAGTATATATTTTGTTTCTGAAATAAAGAATggttatttaatatatataattaatataaaaatagatatattatatatgatatatataatctatatataatatatataatatatactagaaattccactgtcatacagcccacgaccaaagagatggccagagatattggcaaaaaataaagggtactgatggttgagaaatgcaatattagcaatcaaatggctctgcagtgcaataggataactgcaatggtagctgtaatgtactgggtgtgggtgttattatatacaacaataagcaataatgaatggaaaagatgtttatattttccccctgcaataggagaaatgcaatattggccaatattagaagtaaaatgcactggtattcttagaataatcaattttattaatatagtaataatagaaaaccaatacacaattttgtttacaattcaaaacgtcataggtagcaatatcgagaagttgtggtatttatataggtttttagaaaatttatttaaaaagtgtttggtcatgacaaacaacaacaatgaaaggaaaatattacacgtttatgtctctcccttgcaataggagaaatgcaatgttggccaatattataagtagaatgcactgatattattaaaataacaaatattgttgatatagtaatacagcaataatagaaaacctatgagcgttcacgcgtctcgaagatttctgcaaactgcagcaaaataaaagctgttacaaaagtgttataaagctgtaggcctaatttactgtaatgtatgtaattcaacaacaataaagaaatatgtttattataactctgaaatgcaaaattagaagtaaaatggcaagctactgtgtactatacacagtttgaaagtttgttgcgttgaatgtagaatggttttgataagcaatctttaacagaaagcagtaggagcattcacgcgtataaaactgtagcaaaataaaaattgttttcgtcatgaaggggcgttgtagttcggccctagcttgtacataagttgtaaagaatttcggctaacgtttcaaataatgaaaccttcggtgattggacaaaaaacacaggctgataaactgtgtaccacaatttcgtacctgtaaatcggtctacgcctcaaacggtctacgtttattacagaaaccttcgaataacttcgattacaaatgaaaaatgccatagactgatgaaataaacacggttttctcgtgaaatgcgcactgctaaatagttctacaatcggtcgcacggctttattggcgtttcaatttttggtctaaacttttattaaaccgagcttttc
The genomic region above belongs to Watersipora subatra chromosome 1, tzWatSuba1.1, whole genome shotgun sequence and contains:
- the LOC137389794 gene encoding acid-sensing ion channel 1-like, giving the protein MSSKEDAESGEPWYDFTQGVSMHGLKHANTRKFAVFRRVAWVCLILLSLSYFLGASSTFLTDFAKKKLITNIRVEKANQLTFPTITICNNNNWRRSVLYHSSLDLGSYVLFEVVQDLYNEDRPVPPPADKYNMSDPFYAPALALNATTFTQFFKVAAHPLTTSLLTCTIFGRNYSCSDVFEVVATDAGFCYQFNSNGTLNASAPGKIGGIAIMLQASVEEYSTGPNSFSEGFSLTFHNSYEVPQVNEQGVGLSPGTQASIMLHKSETQRYPPPADHGRANCLDTSTIPNSLKYYTQYSYSGCMVECKAKYVIDRCGCRDFLQPENFASDEEGLEACSCPDTCHDNEFVPKVSTYKFPSANYIEEMQLDKTI